One genomic window of Meleagris gallopavo isolate NT-WF06-2002-E0010 breed Aviagen turkey brand Nicholas breeding stock chromosome 22, Turkey_5.1, whole genome shotgun sequence includes the following:
- the AHCY gene encoding adenosylhomocysteinase: MPGLMKMREMYGASKPLKGARIAGCLHMTVQTAVLIETLIKLGAEVQWSSCNIFSTQDHAAAAIAKAGIPVFAWKGETDEEYLWCIEQTLYFKDGQPLNMILDDGGDLTNLVHTKYPQLLKGIRGISEETTTGVHNLYKMKANGTLKVPAINVNDSVTKSKFDNLYGCRESLIDGIKRATDVMIAGKVAVVAGYGDVGKGCAQALRNFGARVIITEIDPINALQAAMEGYEVTTMEEACKEGNIFVTTTGCTDIVQGRHFEQMKDDAIVCNIGHFDVEVDAKWLNQNAVEVVNVKPQVDRYKLRNGRHIILLAEGRLVNLGCAMGHPSFVMSNSFTNQVLAQIELWTNSDKYSVGVHFLPKKLDEAVAAAHLDKLCVKLTKLSEKQAKYLGLSKDGPFKPDHYRY, encoded by the exons ATGCCAGGGCTGATGAAGATGCGGGAGATGTATGGTGCCTCGAAGCCCCTGAAGGGTGCGCGGATCGCCGGCTGCCTCCATATGACTGTGCAGACAGCAGTTCTCATAGAGACCCTTATAAAGCTGGGAGCTGAG GTACAATGGTCAAGCTGCAACATTTTCTCCACTCAGGACCATGCTGCAGCTGCTATTGCAAAAGCTGGCATCCCTG TATTTGCCTGGAAAGGAGAAACGGACGAGGAATATTTGTGGTGCATTGAGCAGACCCTGTACTTCAAGGACGGGCAGCCCCTCAACATGATTTTGGATGACGGTGGAGATCTTACCAACCTAGTTCATACCAAATATCCACAGCTCTTGAAAG GAATTAGAGGTATTTCAGAAGAGACAACCACTGGAGTTCACAACCTGTACAAGATGAAAGCCAATGGGACTCTGAAGGTGCCAGCTATCAATGTTAACGACTCTGTCACCAAG agCAAATTTGATAACCTTTATGGCTGCCGAGAGTCCCTCATTGATGGTATCAAACGTGCTACAGATGTCATGATTGCTGGAAAAGTAGCAGTGGTGGCAGGTTATGGTGATGTGGGCAAAGGCTGTGCTCAGGCCCTGCGGAACTTTGGAGCAAGAGTCATCATCACTGAAATTGATCCCATCAATGCACTGCAGGCAGCTATGGAAG gTTATGAAGTTACTACAATGGAGGAGGCTTGCAAGGAAGGCAATATCTTTGTTACAACCACTGGCTGCACTGACATTGTTCAGGGCAG gcaCTTCGAGCAGATGAAAGATGATGCCATAGTTTGTAATATTGGTCATTTTGATGTGGAAGTTGATGCAAAGTGGCTGAATCAAAACGCAGTAGAGGTGGTGAATGTTAAACCTCAG GTGGATCGCTATAAATTGAGGAACGGTCGTCATATTATACtgctggcagagggcagacTGGTCAATTTGGGCTGTGCCATGGGTCACCCTAGCTTCGTCATGAGCAACTCCTTCACCAACCAGGTGCTGGCACAGATTGAGCTGTGGACAAATAGTGACAAATACTCTGTTGGAGTCCATTTCCTGCCAAAGAAG cTGGAtgaagctgtggctgctgcacaTCTGGACAAACTGTGTGTGAAGTTGACAAAACTGAGTGAGAAGCAGGCCAAATACCTGGGCTTGTCAAAGGATGGGCCCTTCAAGCCAGACCACTACCGATACTGA